A part of Phaenicophaeus curvirostris isolate KB17595 chromosome 29, BPBGC_Pcur_1.0, whole genome shotgun sequence genomic DNA contains:
- the LOC138732034 gene encoding toll-like receptor 2, protein MPPSQQAGSWGPPACPVRPRPRSGQRQRLGGHRAARPEAMRPPLAPGTRGVWCLALVALAGHAAQPPCRVDAESRTGLCKGQDLERVPRGLPADLRALDLSYNKLREIAASDFAGMTQLRRLDLGYNAISRIAPDAFVSNPLLEQLQLFNNSLELIPAPALSPLVNLRWLDVSNNLYGRAALDGAFARLRALRELSLGGPRLRDISRDDLAVLKDTALRKFAIKSASSRLRYQAGAFSWLNTSELWCDMALDDNAELLPVMLRDLRGKPLEYLRFRNLFEFTYYGGTADPFAGLADLRITKLVFYRGKFNENLLRLALLNVQRSRVRDLALMAVDFARSPRLDGSGAWAAAPRLDRLLLQDISNPDILRFDWTFTWLSGVAALSIINVNFNSVPCDAWGELRNVEVLDISNNRLEDAFIYNRHCHYEGAMPKLESFVLATNQLRSLAVVASLTRTWPRLVRLDASYNNLGGVRETCQWSPTLRWLSLRNNQVTVSTFRCLPTTLEYLDLSYSQLDRLDTDYFARSPRLRELRLSGNKIKFIPSEWRCPSLEVLAIDGNSFGVIGRGSFVNTPRLVSLAAGNNPYHCTCDLHLFLEETRRRGRPALLDWPHNWTCYHPEPLLDTAVATYAPRPLECNVPALVGVAVAGTAVAVAACATLCWKLDAGWYLRATFQLLRAKYRGRRAGTTRRCSYHAFISYSCADAAWVRRELLQRLESTRPPYRLCIHERDFTPGRWIIDNIVENIERSAKVIFVLSRSFVDSEWCNYELYFAHQRAVGLGSEDVILVVKEPIDARGLPRRFTRLRKMLGSKTYLEWPQEPGRRPFFWFQLRSLLGSPDGLSPATGEEETAVDATT, encoded by the coding sequence ATGCCCCCTTCTCAGCAGGCCGGCTCCTGGGGGCCCCCCGCATGCCCCGTCCGTCCCCGTCCCCGCTCTGGCCAGCGGCAGCGCCTCGGTGGCCACCGCGCTGCCCGCCCCGAGGCCATGCGGCCGCCGCTGGCCCCGGGCACCCGCGGCGTCTGGTGCCTGGCGCTGGTGGCCTTGGCGGGGCACGCGGCGCAGCCCCCGTGCCGCGTCGACGCCGAGAGCCGCACGGGGCTGTGCAAGGGGCAGGACCTGGAGCGGGTGCCCCGCGGCCTCCCCGCTGACCTCCGCGCCCTCGACCTCTCCTACAACAAACTCCGGGAGATCGCGGCGAGCGACTTTGCCGGCATGACCCAACTGCGGCGCTTGGACCTGGGCTACAACGCCATCTCCCGCATCGCGCCCGACGCTTTCGTCTCCAACCCCCTCttggagcagctccagctcttCAACAACTCCCTGGAGCTCATCCCGGCGCCGGCGCTCAGCCCCTTGGTCAACCTGCGTTGGCTGGACGTCTCCAACAACCTCTACGGGCGTGCGGCGCTGGACGGCGCCTTCGCGCGGCTGCGGGCGCTGCGGGAGCTGTCGCTGGGGGGGCCGCGGCTGCGGGACATCTCCCGCGACGACTTGGCCGTCTTGAAGGACACGGCGCTGCGGAAATTCGCCATCAAATCGGCCTCCAGCCGGCTGCGCTACCAAGCCGGAGCCTTCTCGTGGCTCAACACCTCGGAGCTGTGGTGCGACATGGCCCTGGACGACAACGCGGAGCTGCTGCCCGTGATGCTGCGGGACCTGCGGGGCAAACCCCTCGAGTACCTGCGCTTCCGGAACCTCTTTGAGTTCACCTACTACGGCGGCACCGCCGACCCCTTTGCCGGTTTGGCCGACTTGAGGATCACCAAGTTGGTCTTCTACCGGGGCAAGTTCAACGAGAACCTCCTCCGCTTGGCCTTACTCAACGTCCAACGCTCCCGCGTCCGGGACTTGGCGCTGATGGCCGTCGACTTTGCCCGCTCGCCGCGGCTGGACGGCTCCGGCGCCTGGGCGGCCGCCCCGCGGCTCGACCGCCTCTTGCTGCAGGACATCAGCAACCCCGACATCCTGCGCTTCGACTGGACCTTCACCTGGCTGAGCGGGGTGGCTGCTCTTTCCATCATCAACGTCAACTTCAACTCCGTCCCCTGTGACGCCTGGGGCGAGCTGCGCAACGTGGAGGTCCTGGACATCTCCAACAACCGTCTGGAAGATGCTTTTATCTACAACCGGCATTGCCACTATGAGGGCGCCATGCCCAAGCTGGAGAGCTTCGTCTTGGCCACCAACCAGCTCCGCAGCTTGGCCGTGGTGGCTTCCTTGACCAGGACGTGGCCCCGGCTCGTGCGTCTCGATGCCAGCTACAACAACTTGGGCGGCGTGCGGGAGACGTGCCAGTGGAGCCCCACCTTGCGCTGGCTGTCCCTGCGCAACAACCAGGTGACCGTGAGCACCTTCAGGTGCCTGCCCACCACCCTCGAGTACCTGGACCTCTCCTACTCGCAGCTCGACCGCTTGGACACGGACTACTTCGCCCGAAGCCCCCGGCTACGGGAGCTGCGGTTGAGCGGCAACAAGATCAAGTTCATCCCCTCCGAGTGGAGATGCCCCAGTTTGGAGGTGCTGGCCATCGACGGCAACTCCTTCGGCGTCATCGGCCGCGGCTCCTTCGTCAACACGCCGCGGCTCGTTAGCCTGGCGGCCGGCAACAACCCCTACCACTGCACCTGCGACCTCCACCTCTTCTTGGAGGAGACGCGGCGCCGGGGGCGACCCGCCTTGCTCGATTGGCCCCACAACTGGACCTGCTACCACCCCGAGCCGCTGCTGGACACGGCCGTGGCCACCTACGCCCCGCGCCCCTTGGAATGCAACGTGCCGGCGCTGGTGGGGGTGGCGGTGGCCGGCACGGCGGTGGCGGTGGCGGCGTGTGCCACGCTCTGCTGGAAGCTGGATGCCGGTTGGTACCTGAGGGCCACGTTCCAGCTGCTACGAGCCAAGTACAGAGGGCGGCGAGCGGGCACCACGCGGAGATGTTCCTACCACGCCTTCATCTCCTACAGCTGCGCCGACGCCGCCTGGGTGCGCCGGGAGCTCCTGCAACGCTTGGAGAGCACCAGGCCGCCTTACCGGCTCTGCATCCACGAGAGGGACTTCACGCCGGGCCGCTGGATCATCGATAACATCGTGGAGAACATCGAGAGGAGCGCCAAGGTCATCTTCGTCCTCTCCCGCAGCTTCGTCGACAGCGAGTGGTGCAACTACGAGCTCTACTTCGCCCACCAGCGCGCCGTGGGGCTGGGCAGCGAGGACGTCATCTTGGTGGTCAAGGAACCCATCGACGCTCGGGGGCTGCCGCGGCGTTTCACCCGGCTCCGCAAGATGTTGGGTAGCAAGACCTACCTGGAGTGGCCCCAGGAGCCCGGGAGACGCCCCTTCTTCTGGTTCCAGCTCCGCAGCCTCTTGGGAAGCCCCGATGGGCTTAGTCCTGCCACCGGTGAGGAGGAGACGGCTGTGGATGCCACCACGTAG